Genomic window (Pseudomonas sp. L5B5):
GCGTCAGAACCCGTTCGTGAGAGCCTGAGCTTTTGCTCGATCACTCATGGAATTTTTGCCGTTCGGCGTGTTCCAACGCCGGCAAAGGTCTGATGCCAACGTCCTCTGCATCACAGAATGAAAATGTAGGAGCTTTCCATGTTCACCTCGCGTCGTTTGATTGTTGTCGCTTCTGCTGTGGCCTTGCTGTCCGGCTGCGCTTCGCCTAACCCCTATGACAACCAGGGGCAGGCCGACGGCGGCTCGTCGGGCATGAGCAAAACTGCGAAATATGGTGGCCTTGGTGCCTTGGCCGGTGCGCTGGCTGGTGCCGCAATCGACCACAACAACCGTGGCAAGGGCGCATTGATCGGCGCTGCGGTGGTCGGTGCCTCCGCCGCCGGTTATGGCTACTACGCCGACCAGCAGGAGAAGAAGTTGCGCGCCAGCATGGCCAATACCGGGGTCGAGGTGCAGCGCCAGGGTGACCAGATCAAGCTGATCATGCCGGGCAACATCACATTCGCCACTGATTCGGCAAACATTGCTCCCAGCTTCTACCAACCGCTGAACAACCTGGCCAACTCCTTGCGTGAGTTCAGCCAGAACCAGATCGAGATCGTCGGCTATACCGACAGCACTGGCAGTCGCCAGCACAACATGGATCTGTCTCAGCGTCGCGCCCAGAGCGTGGCTACCTACCTGACGTCCCAGGGCGTGAGCGGCTCCAACCTGTCTTCGCGTGGTGCCGGCCCGGACAATCCGATTGCCAGTAACGCAGACGTCAACGGCCGTGCCCAGAACCGTCGGGTCGAGGTCAACCTGAAGGCGATTCCTGGCCAGCAATACCAGCAGCCGGCCCAACAGCAATACCAGCAGCCCTATCAGCAGGGTTACTGATCGAACCGCTGTGAGCCGAGGCATAAAAAAGCCCGCCCGATGAAAGTCGGGCGGGCTTTTTGTTGGCTGGCAGGAGCCGGTTACTTCTTCAGGCCATATTGCTCGTCGAGCATGCCCGGGGCGTTCGGCGTCTTGGGCGCGTAGTCCCGTGGCGGTTCCTGGTCCCGTGGTGGAGTCAGGCGTTCGCGGGGAGCCTGCACCGATTCGGAGTGCAGGGCGGCCAGCAGGCGCTGGCGGGTCAGTTCGTCCAGGGCCAGGCGGTTGGCGCCCTCGGCAAGGTGATCCTGCACTTCCTGGTAGCTCTGGGTGAGTTTCTTCACCAGGTTGGCGGTGCTGTTGAAGTGCGTTACTACTTCATTCTGGTAATTGTCGAAACGTTCCTGAATATCATCCAACTGACGCTGCGTGCGATTAGGCGCCGCATTGGGCAGCAGGCGAGCGACCAGGAATCCAATGGCGACACCCGCAACCAGGGCAAGAGTCGGCAACAACCAAACTAAGAGCGAGTGTTCCACGAGTCCTTCCTCTATAAACGGCTTTGCTTTACGTTAACGGCTCGAACCTGCGCTGTATACCGCGATTCACTCGCAATAGATTGGCACAGACCATTTGCTAGACGAGTCGACCCCCTTCGAGGTCACGGAGTTCCTTCCTTGCTAATGCGTGAAACCCCTGTAGTGATTGCCGGCCCCGTGGGCCAACTGGAAGCGCTGTATCTGGAGGTGCCCGACGCTCGCGGCGTGGCGCTGATCTGCCATCCGAACCCGGTACAGGGCGGCA
Coding sequences:
- a CDS encoding OmpA family protein, with amino-acid sequence MFTSRRLIVVASAVALLSGCASPNPYDNQGQADGGSSGMSKTAKYGGLGALAGALAGAAIDHNNRGKGALIGAAVVGASAAGYGYYADQQEKKLRASMANTGVEVQRQGDQIKLIMPGNITFATDSANIAPSFYQPLNNLANSLREFSQNQIEIVGYTDSTGSRQHNMDLSQRRAQSVATYLTSQGVSGSNLSSRGAGPDNPIASNADVNGRAQNRRVEVNLKAIPGQQYQQPAQQQYQQPYQQGY
- a CDS encoding YhcB family protein, translated to MEHSLLVWLLPTLALVAGVAIGFLVARLLPNAAPNRTQRQLDDIQERFDNYQNEVVTHFNSTANLVKKLTQSYQEVQDHLAEGANRLALDELTRQRLLAALHSESVQAPRERLTPPRDQEPPRDYAPKTPNAPGMLDEQYGLKK